In Nocardia asteroides, a single genomic region encodes these proteins:
- a CDS encoding DnaJ C-terminal domain-containing protein: protein MSFAGGLRKMLWYQVGERPSVLLAHGDPTQAGSTPALTPIAAPRPPAGPAQTAVTCARCGQAVRVEIAGAAAARRRVAVWQVLMWIFSVALAAFLTYMVVGTFTRPRDERPSEALWFAYLPLFIGFVAVVSRFERADGVRLLDRQDHELFPAPDAVPGGPPTGTQKLAAALLVGAGLLLAGAGIAAIAHEVTSVDEVLCGERVMAPGTTCAADAAAAKLKVGKPYREVELEQIANRESLYNVAGAFVLVCGIGTAGVGGYRLRKMAGSTVAPPVAAPSGPRRGQDALMRIDLTLAECGTGAVVPVTVDTAVACTACGGTGGACAPCAGDGRVRARRTVQARIPPGVAAGQRIRLAGQGEKGPAGGDFGDLYLEVAERPHPGFTREGADLRTGFGISQANAVQGGPITVSTLLDGEVPAIVAPNTAPGTVITLAGLGMPVLGSAQRGNLHVRLHTY, encoded by the coding sequence GTGTCGTTCGCTGGTGGTCTGCGGAAGATGCTCTGGTATCAGGTGGGGGAGCGCCCCTCGGTGCTGCTCGCGCACGGGGATCCGACGCAGGCGGGCAGCACCCCCGCGCTGACTCCGATCGCCGCGCCGCGCCCGCCCGCGGGCCCGGCGCAGACCGCGGTGACCTGCGCCCGGTGCGGACAGGCGGTCCGGGTGGAGATCGCGGGCGCCGCCGCGGCCAGGCGCCGGGTCGCCGTCTGGCAAGTGCTGATGTGGATCTTCAGCGTGGCACTGGCCGCCTTCCTCACCTACATGGTCGTCGGCACGTTCACCCGCCCGCGGGACGAACGGCCCAGCGAAGCACTGTGGTTCGCCTACCTGCCGCTGTTCATCGGGTTCGTCGCCGTGGTCTCGCGGTTCGAACGGGCCGACGGGGTGCGGCTGCTCGACCGGCAGGATCACGAGCTGTTCCCCGCTCCCGACGCGGTGCCCGGCGGCCCGCCGACCGGCACGCAGAAGCTGGCGGCGGCGCTGCTCGTCGGCGCCGGGCTGCTGCTGGCGGGCGCCGGGATCGCGGCGATCGCGCACGAGGTGACCTCGGTGGACGAGGTGCTGTGCGGCGAGCGGGTGATGGCGCCGGGGACCACCTGCGCCGCCGACGCCGCCGCCGCGAAGCTGAAGGTCGGTAAGCCCTATCGGGAGGTCGAACTCGAGCAGATCGCCAACCGGGAGAGCCTCTACAACGTCGCCGGTGCGTTCGTGCTGGTGTGCGGGATCGGGACGGCCGGGGTGGGTGGTTACCGGCTGCGAAAGATGGCGGGCTCGACCGTCGCTCCGCCGGTGGCCGCTCCGAGCGGGCCGCGGCGGGGTCAGGATGCGCTGATGCGCATCGACCTCACCCTGGCCGAGTGCGGCACCGGCGCGGTGGTGCCCGTCACCGTCGACACCGCGGTGGCCTGCACGGCCTGCGGCGGCACCGGCGGGGCCTGCGCGCCGTGCGCCGGTGACGGCCGCGTGCGCGCGCGGCGCACGGTGCAGGCCCGGATTCCGCCCGGAGTCGCTGCGGGGCAGCGGATCCGGCTGGCCGGACAGGGCGAGAAGGGTCCGGCGGGCGGCGATTTCGGCGACCTCTACCTGGAGGTGGCCGAGCGCCCGCACCCCGGGTTCACCCGGGAGGGCGCCGATCTGCGCACGGGCTTCGGGATCTCCCAGGCGAACGCCGTGCAGGGCGGCCCGATCACCGTGTCGACGCTGCTCGACGGGGAGGTGCCCGCGATCGTGGCGCCGAACACCGCGCCGGGCACGGTCATCACTCTCGCCGGCCTCGGCATGCCGGTGCTCGGCTCGGCGCAGCGCGGCAACCTGCACGTACGCCTGCACACCTACTGA
- a CDS encoding LppU/SCO3897 family protein, translating into MLALVSAAVAAVAVVGCSFIEDAGKSDTAKAAVGDCINVIEGSAVDSKTEPIDCSSDKAVYKVVQTYDTKTECAADYTSYEETLGDSTTAFLCLAPNFKEGSCYVDSMLTGYKFADCASTEATFKVVKRIDGQVDELLCGEDADKFITVNDPKVTFCLGSPTAA; encoded by the coding sequence GTGCTCGCACTCGTGTCGGCGGCCGTTGCCGCGGTTGCCGTTGTCGGTTGTTCGTTCATCGAGGACGCGGGCAAGTCCGACACCGCCAAGGCGGCGGTCGGCGACTGCATCAACGTGATCGAGGGCTCGGCCGTCGACTCCAAGACGGAGCCGATCGACTGCTCCTCGGACAAGGCCGTCTACAAGGTCGTCCAGACCTATGACACCAAGACCGAGTGCGCGGCCGACTACACCTCCTACGAGGAGACCCTCGGCGACAGCACAACGGCCTTCCTGTGCCTCGCGCCGAACTTCAAGGAGGGCAGCTGCTACGTGGACAGCATGCTCACCGGGTACAAGTTCGCGGACTGCGCCTCCACCGAGGCCACCTTCAAGGTGGTCAAGCGGATCGACGGCCAGGTCGACGAGCTGCTGTGCGGCGAGGACGCCGACAAGTTCATTACCGTGAACGACCCGAAGGTGACCTTCTGCCTCGGCTCGCCCACGGCGGCCTAG
- a CDS encoding helicase-associated domain-containing protein, translating into MSTIDSLTGWLSARDDATLVKLLELRPDLAVPLPSSMTVLAARVEQRASVLRATEELNTLEFAIVEVLARHGTERAPGDHTPLTRTALHERLRDRVGAAAIDAALARLTARALVRDEGDDLYLVPAAADGLPWPIGSATEIPDELTEPEVTAALARLGEPERGLLEKLASTGPRGRTRDAAPGADPDRPVPRLLAAGLLHRVDDETVEIPLTVGQLLRNEAVTRPHVLVPPVPARTEYTPAEANAAAAGEAGEFLRHAAAVLAALGTMPAPALRAGGLGVRELRRVCKQAGMNEPRAGLLVEVLAAAKLLEKGLPDPAPELDATDDFWGPTPQADGWGEASPARRWAVLARAWLELDRMPWLIGSRDAADKPLPALALELRSPHAVRDRRAILGLLAEFPPGTAIPAADISRILAWREPRRRRQYRPEAVARTLAEAAALGVIGRGALSSAGRALLHGSADGDAEAEMAAALPAPVDHVLVQADLTVVAPGPLLPELEQRIALTADVESAGAATVYRVGEASVRRALDAGLTAAELHALFGTHSRTPVPQALTYLIDDVARRHGRLRAGMAQSFLRSDDPALLAQVLAAPVAADLALRGLAPTVAIAQAPLGEVLERLRAAGFAPAGEDSAGAVLDLRPRGARVPARSNGRQGYRPTPPNTDQLEQLVAELRAGERAAGARSGRSVRTDGTRTSTAATLALLQLAARVRRSVNIGYVDAAGVATQRVVEPLKVGNGQLDALDPVTGAVRQFTLHRIASVALLE; encoded by the coding sequence ATGTCCACGATCGACTCGCTCACCGGCTGGCTCTCGGCCAGGGACGACGCCACGCTGGTCAAGCTGCTGGAGCTGCGCCCGGATCTGGCCGTGCCGCTGCCCTCGTCCATGACGGTGCTCGCCGCACGGGTGGAGCAGCGCGCCTCGGTGCTGCGCGCCACCGAGGAGCTGAACACGCTCGAGTTCGCGATCGTCGAGGTGCTGGCCAGGCACGGCACCGAGCGCGCCCCCGGCGACCACACCCCGCTCACCCGCACCGCCCTGCACGAGCGGCTGCGCGACCGCGTCGGCGCCGCCGCGATCGACGCGGCGCTGGCCCGGCTCACCGCCCGCGCCCTGGTCCGGGACGAGGGCGACGACCTGTACCTGGTCCCGGCCGCCGCCGACGGGCTGCCCTGGCCGATCGGCAGCGCCACCGAGATCCCGGACGAGCTCACCGAACCCGAGGTCACCGCGGCACTGGCCCGGCTCGGCGAGCCGGAGCGCGGCCTGCTGGAGAAGCTGGCGAGCACCGGCCCGCGCGGGCGGACCAGGGACGCCGCCCCCGGCGCCGACCCGGACCGGCCCGTGCCCCGGCTGCTCGCCGCCGGGCTGCTGCACCGGGTGGACGACGAGACCGTCGAGATCCCGCTCACCGTCGGCCAGCTGCTCCGCAACGAGGCCGTCACCCGGCCGCACGTGCTGGTCCCGCCGGTGCCCGCGCGCACCGAGTACACCCCCGCCGAGGCCAACGCCGCCGCCGCCGGCGAGGCAGGCGAGTTCCTGCGGCACGCGGCCGCGGTGCTCGCCGCGCTCGGCACGATGCCCGCCCCCGCGCTGCGGGCGGGCGGGCTCGGGGTACGCGAGCTGCGCCGGGTCTGCAAGCAGGCCGGGATGAACGAGCCGAGGGCCGGGCTGCTGGTCGAGGTGCTCGCCGCAGCCAAGCTGCTGGAGAAGGGGCTGCCCGACCCGGCCCCCGAGCTCGACGCCACCGACGACTTCTGGGGCCCGACCCCGCAGGCCGACGGCTGGGGCGAGGCGTCGCCTGCCCGCCGCTGGGCCGTGCTGGCCAGGGCCTGGCTGGAGCTGGACCGGATGCCGTGGCTGATCGGCAGCAGGGACGCCGCCGACAAGCCGCTGCCCGCGCTGGCCCTCGAGCTGCGCAGCCCGCACGCGGTGCGCGACCGGCGCGCGATCCTCGGGCTGCTCGCCGAGTTCCCGCCCGGCACCGCGATCCCGGCCGCCGACATCTCCCGGATCCTGGCCTGGCGGGAGCCGCGGCGGCGCAGGCAGTACCGCCCGGAGGCGGTCGCCCGCACGCTGGCGGAGGCCGCCGCGCTCGGTGTGATCGGCCGCGGTGCGCTGAGCTCGGCAGGGCGGGCGCTGCTGCACGGCAGCGCCGACGGCGACGCCGAGGCCGAGATGGCGGCCGCGCTGCCGGCACCGGTCGACCACGTGCTGGTGCAGGCCGACCTGACGGTGGTCGCGCCGGGGCCGCTGCTGCCCGAGCTGGAGCAGCGCATCGCGCTCACCGCGGACGTGGAGTCGGCGGGCGCCGCCACCGTCTACCGGGTCGGCGAGGCGTCGGTGCGGCGCGCGCTGGACGCCGGGCTGACCGCGGCCGAGCTGCACGCGCTCTTCGGCACGCACTCACGCACGCCGGTGCCGCAGGCGCTCACCTACCTCATCGACGATGTCGCGCGCAGACACGGCAGGCTTCGTGCGGGCATGGCGCAGTCCTTCCTGCGCAGCGACGATCCGGCGCTGCTCGCGCAGGTGCTCGCCGCACCGGTGGCAGCCGATCTCGCGCTGCGCGGACTCGCCCCGACCGTGGCGATCGCACAGGCTCCGCTCGGCGAGGTGCTGGAGCGGCTGCGCGCGGCGGGTTTCGCACCCGCGGGCGAGGATTCCGCCGGCGCGGTGCTCGACCTGCGCCCGCGCGGGGCGCGCGTCCCGGCGCGGAGCAACGGCAGGCAGGGCTACCGCCCGACCCCGCCCAACACCGACCAGCTGGAGCAGCTGGTGGCCGAGCTCAGGGCCGGGGAACGCGCGGCGGGGGCCAGGTCGGGGCGCTCGGTGCGCACCGACGGCACCAGAACGAGCACCGCCGCCACCCTCGCGCTGCTGCAGCTGGCCGCGCGAGTGCGGCGTTCGGTGAATATCGGCTATGTCGACGCCGCGGGGGTCGCCACCCAGCGGGTGGTCGAACCCCTGAAGGTCGGCAACGGTCAGCTCGACGCGCTGGACCCGGTGACCGGCGCGGTCCGGCAGTTCACGCTGCACCGGATCGCGTCGGTCGCACTCCTGGAGTGA
- a CDS encoding transglycosylase family protein, which produces MSGRHRKPTSTGRTVAKVALTGAVIGSAGVALAGNAAAAPDSDWDRLATCEAGGNWGINTGNGFQGGLQFSPSTWKAHGGGEYAASAHNASREEQIVVAERVLASQGWGAWPSCSSKLGLSSAPSQRSAPVESQGWAQQVAPQQQAQAQADPSQEIFTAVDRAVAVVQAQGVQIPQQALDLFNAAKAQNTQLDPALVGFYEANKGMLPS; this is translated from the coding sequence ATGAGTGGACGCCATCGCAAGCCGACCTCCACGGGGCGCACCGTTGCCAAGGTGGCCCTGACCGGCGCCGTTATCGGCAGCGCGGGTGTGGCCCTCGCGGGCAACGCCGCCGCCGCGCCAGATTCCGACTGGGATCGCCTGGCGACGTGTGAGGCGGGCGGCAACTGGGGCATCAACACCGGCAACGGTTTCCAGGGTGGGCTGCAGTTCTCGCCGAGCACCTGGAAGGCGCACGGTGGCGGCGAGTACGCCGCGTCCGCGCACAATGCCTCGCGCGAAGAGCAGATCGTGGTGGCCGAGCGGGTGCTCGCCTCCCAGGGCTGGGGCGCCTGGCCGTCCTGCTCGTCCAAGCTCGGGCTGAGCAGCGCGCCGAGCCAGCGTTCGGCCCCGGTGGAGTCCCAGGGCTGGGCCCAGCAGGTCGCGCCGCAGCAGCAGGCGCAGGCGCAGGCCGACCCGAGCCAGGAGATCTTCACCGCCGTCGACCGGGCGGTCGCCGTGGTGCAGGCGCAGGGCGTGCAGATTCCGCAGCAGGCGCTCGATCTCTTCAACGCCGCGAAGGCGCAGAACACTCAGCTCGACCCGGCGCTCGTCGGCTTCTACGAGGCGAACAAGGGCATGCTGCCCTCCTGA
- a CDS encoding cold-shock protein: protein MPTGKVKWYDVEKGFGFLSQDEGEDVYVRSSALPDGIDGLKPGQRVEFGMAAGRRGPQALSLKLLEAPPSVRQGQERAGRSERREPVARKHTPDELHGMVEDMITLLEATVQPDLRKGRYPDRKTAQRISEVVRAVARELDS, encoded by the coding sequence GTGCCGACCGGCAAGGTGAAGTGGTACGACGTCGAAAAGGGCTTCGGCTTCCTCTCGCAGGACGAGGGTGAGGACGTGTACGTCCGCTCGTCCGCGCTGCCCGACGGTATCGATGGGCTCAAGCCCGGCCAGCGGGTCGAGTTCGGTATGGCCGCCGGTCGGCGCGGCCCGCAGGCGCTGAGCCTGAAGCTGCTGGAGGCGCCGCCCTCGGTACGGCAGGGTCAGGAGCGCGCGGGCCGGAGCGAGCGGCGCGAGCCGGTCGCCCGCAAGCACACCCCGGACGAGCTGCACGGCATGGTCGAGGACATGATCACGCTGCTCGAGGCGACCGTGCAGCCGGACCTGCGCAAGGGCCGCTACCCGGATCGCAAGACCGCGCAGCGGATCTCCGAGGTCGTGCGCGCGGTGGCCCGCGAGCTCGACTCCTGA
- a CDS encoding DUF2771 domain-containing protein: protein MSTRTRTVVAISAVALLVAVTAYAGVLAVLIRDAPRKDPAVTAYAHGRTVTVAPFLYCSVSMADCRYGETVDLAVPAGYPLQLSLPPQIAEAPWLAQLIYERPDGEQVDRLVAHDDFGDEALAVTLDSRPEPNLRLVGVEIQLPILARDETGREFYVPHAAWSINTAPDERGRPAE, encoded by the coding sequence GTGTCGACCAGAACCCGTACCGTCGTCGCGATCTCCGCCGTCGCCCTGCTGGTGGCGGTCACCGCCTACGCGGGCGTGCTCGCCGTGCTGATCCGGGACGCCCCGCGCAAGGACCCGGCGGTCACCGCGTACGCGCACGGCCGCACCGTGACCGTCGCGCCGTTCCTCTACTGCTCGGTCTCGATGGCGGACTGCCGCTACGGCGAGACCGTCGACCTCGCCGTCCCGGCCGGCTACCCGCTACAGCTCTCGCTGCCGCCGCAGATCGCCGAGGCGCCGTGGCTGGCCCAGCTGATCTACGAGCGGCCGGACGGCGAGCAGGTGGACCGGCTGGTCGCCCACGACGACTTCGGCGACGAGGCGCTCGCGGTCACGCTGGATTCCCGGCCGGAGCCGAACCTGCGACTGGTCGGGGTCGAGATCCAGCTGCCGATCCTGGCCAGGGACGAGACCGGGAGGGAGTTCTACGTGCCGCACGCCGCCTGGTCGATCAACACGGCGCCGGACGAGCGCGGGCGGCCCGCGGAGTGA
- a CDS encoding MFS transporter produces the protein MTTPREPTGANRGRWDGDDETTPGHPGFDRYPPPNDSRGPLPPRRRVDAAPRTRPFIRKRAPRTGPRVDRPGTTRPTTIPFETDAAPPEQQPPGDEPRRTPRKLTVTRVAAMRGRQLTERGIATFQRAAKANGADESGLTALTYATMANFALDAAIAVALANTLFFASATAESKTNVALYLLITIAPFAVIAPLIGPLLDRLQRGRRLALASSFAFRAVIAVLLILEFDTWGLYPLALCMLIGSKSFAVLKSAVTPRVLPPEIDLVRTNSRLTVFGLVGGTLGAGAVAGGTAAIFGSNGALVLATLIAAAGVYLSLRIPSWVEVTEGEVPATLGYHGADATTEVLAPDAAAAVPARKRRQPLGRSVVTGLWGNSAIRVLTGFLTFYVAFVAKGSGESPVRQAAMLGAVGAAAAIGNFTGNASGARIQLGKPALIVVYCATACTVVAVLAILLNNLLGAAIAALIASAASALAKVSLDAAIQDDLPPESIASGFGRSETVLQLSWVIGGAGGVLLPTEWWKGFAVVSGVVLLGLVQTVLSHRGHSLLPGLGGNRPQHAEQEVPHATRVDPGPPPTR, from the coding sequence GTGACCACTCCCCGCGAACCCACCGGTGCCAACCGCGGTCGCTGGGACGGCGACGACGAGACGACCCCGGGCCACCCCGGCTTCGACCGGTATCCCCCGCCGAACGATTCCCGCGGACCGCTGCCCCCGCGCCGCCGGGTGGACGCGGCGCCGCGCACCCGCCCGTTCATCCGCAAGCGCGCCCCGCGCACCGGCCCGCGGGTGGACCGCCCCGGCACGACCCGCCCGACCACCATCCCGTTCGAGACCGACGCCGCGCCGCCGGAGCAGCAACCGCCCGGCGACGAGCCGCGGCGGACCCCGCGCAAACTCACCGTCACCCGGGTCGCCGCCATGCGCGGCCGTCAGCTCACCGAGCGCGGCATCGCGACCTTCCAGCGCGCGGCGAAGGCGAACGGCGCCGACGAGTCCGGGCTGACCGCGCTCACCTACGCCACCATGGCGAACTTCGCGCTGGACGCGGCGATCGCGGTCGCGCTGGCCAACACCCTGTTCTTCGCCAGCGCCACCGCGGAGAGCAAGACCAACGTGGCGCTCTACCTGCTGATCACGATCGCCCCGTTCGCGGTGATCGCCCCGCTCATCGGCCCGCTGCTGGACCGGCTGCAGCGCGGGCGCAGGCTCGCGCTCGCCTCCTCGTTCGCCTTCCGCGCGGTGATCGCGGTACTGCTCATCCTGGAGTTCGACACCTGGGGGCTCTACCCGCTCGCGCTCTGCATGCTGATCGGCAGCAAGTCGTTCGCGGTGCTGAAGAGCGCGGTGACGCCGCGGGTGCTGCCACCGGAGATCGACCTGGTCCGCACCAACTCCCGGCTCACGGTCTTCGGGCTGGTCGGCGGGACGCTCGGCGCGGGCGCGGTGGCGGGCGGCACCGCGGCGATCTTCGGCTCGAACGGCGCGCTGGTGCTCGCCACGCTGATCGCCGCCGCGGGCGTCTACCTGAGCCTGCGCATCCCGTCCTGGGTGGAGGTCACCGAGGGCGAGGTGCCCGCGACGCTCGGCTACCACGGCGCCGACGCCACCACCGAGGTGCTCGCGCCGGACGCCGCCGCCGCCGTCCCCGCGCGCAAGCGCAGGCAGCCGCTCGGCCGCTCGGTGGTCACCGGGCTCTGGGGCAACAGCGCCATCCGGGTGCTGACCGGCTTCCTGACCTTCTACGTGGCGTTCGTGGCGAAGGGCAGCGGGGAGAGCCCGGTGCGGCAGGCGGCCATGCTCGGCGCGGTCGGCGCGGCCGCCGCGATCGGCAACTTCACCGGCAATGCCAGCGGCGCCAGGATCCAGCTCGGCAAGCCCGCGCTGATCGTCGTGTACTGCGCCACCGCGTGCACGGTGGTGGCGGTGCTCGCCATCCTGCTGAACAACCTGCTCGGCGCGGCGATCGCCGCGCTGATCGCCTCGGCCGCCAGCGCGCTGGCCAAGGTCTCGCTGGACGCCGCGATCCAGGACGACCTGCCGCCGGAGTCCATCGCCTCCGGTTTCGGCAGGTCGGAGACGGTGCTACAGCTGAGCTGGGTGATCGGCGGGGCGGGCGGTGTGCTGCTGCCGACCGAGTGGTGGAAGGGTTTCGCCGTGGTGTCCGGCGTTGTCCTGCTCGGGCTGGTCCAGACCGTGCTCAGCCACCGCGGCCACTCGCTGCTGCCCGGCCTCGGCGGCAACCGGCCGCAGCACGCGGAGCAGGAAGTGCCGCACGCCACCAGGGTCGATCCCGGCCCGCCACCCACTCGCTGA
- a CDS encoding glutaminyl-peptide cyclotransferase — MNPNRRTSAALLALALLAMAACGGAGEETPRWRIEVVGTRPHDPGAFTQGLDVAGPVLYEGTGKPGQSWVRATDLETGAELARADLPAPLFGEGVAAVHDSVWQLTWQDGVAVERDPGTLAERRRVRYEGEGWGLCAREGTLVMSNGSDTLTLRDPATFDIIGSTRLTGHNEARLNELDCAPDGSVYANNWPTNEILRIDPGSGAVLAAIDGSGLLSATQRAGADVLNGIAHLPGTDRFLITGKYWPSVFEVRFVQEG; from the coding sequence ATGAACCCCAACCGGCGTACGTCGGCTGCCCTGCTCGCGCTCGCTCTGCTCGCCATGGCCGCGTGTGGAGGCGCGGGTGAGGAAACGCCACGCTGGCGGATCGAGGTCGTCGGCACCCGTCCGCACGACCCCGGCGCCTTCACCCAGGGCCTCGATGTGGCCGGGCCGGTGCTCTACGAGGGCACCGGCAAACCGGGGCAGTCCTGGGTCCGCGCCACCGATCTCGAGACCGGCGCCGAGCTCGCGCGCGCCGACCTCCCCGCCCCGCTCTTCGGCGAGGGGGTGGCCGCCGTGCACGACTCCGTGTGGCAGCTCACCTGGCAGGACGGCGTCGCCGTCGAGCGCGACCCCGGCACCCTGGCCGAGCGCCGCCGGGTGCGCTACGAGGGCGAGGGCTGGGGGCTCTGCGCAAGGGAGGGGACGCTGGTCATGAGCAACGGCTCGGACACCCTGACCCTGCGCGACCCGGCCACCTTCGACATCATCGGCAGCACCAGGCTGACCGGCCACAACGAGGCCCGGCTGAACGAACTCGACTGCGCGCCGGACGGTTCGGTGTACGCCAACAACTGGCCGACGAACGAGATCCTGCGCATCGACCCCGGCTCCGGCGCGGTGCTCGCCGCCATCGACGGCTCCGGGCTGCTCTCCGCCACCCAGCGCGCAGGCGCCGATGTGCTGAACGGCATCGCGCACCTGCCCGGCACCGATCGCTTCCTGATCACCGGCAAATACTGGCCGTCGGTCTTCGAGGTCCGGTTCGTCCAGGAGGGGTGA
- a CDS encoding DUF3027 domain-containing protein: MSAVSVTEAGVRPLLADAVELARRALVELESTGVGQHLGVSSEDEAAATHRFEATLPGYRGWQWAVVVAAAPGDDRVTVSESALLPGPDALVAPDFVPWDQRVRPGDLGPGDLLPSIENDPRLVPGYVLNGDPAVDEVARDIGLGRPRVLSLEGREEAAERWFGEFGPGADMAKAAPSTCGLCGFFLPLAGAMRAAFGVCGNAMGADGRVVHTGYGCGAHSDIEFPSGGGSARYEAYDDAAVEFVSIAPPAAAPVAEGESIAADGSAVAPALTPDEAERAAEPGSWS; this comes from the coding sequence GTGAGCGCAGTTTCTGTTACGGAGGCCGGCGTACGGCCCCTCCTGGCCGACGCCGTCGAGCTGGCTCGACGTGCGCTCGTGGAGCTGGAATCGACCGGCGTCGGGCAGCACCTCGGCGTCAGTTCCGAGGACGAGGCCGCGGCGACGCACCGCTTCGAGGCCACCCTCCCCGGGTACCGGGGCTGGCAGTGGGCCGTCGTCGTGGCCGCGGCGCCCGGCGACGACCGGGTGACGGTGAGCGAGTCCGCCCTGCTGCCGGGGCCGGACGCGCTGGTCGCGCCGGACTTCGTGCCGTGGGACCAGCGGGTCCGCCCCGGTGATCTCGGGCCGGGTGATCTGCTGCCGTCCATCGAGAACGACCCGCGGCTGGTGCCGGGGTACGTGCTGAACGGTGACCCGGCCGTCGACGAGGTGGCGCGGGACATCGGGCTCGGGCGCCCGAGGGTTTTGAGCCTGGAGGGGCGCGAGGAGGCGGCCGAGCGCTGGTTCGGCGAGTTCGGGCCCGGCGCCGACATGGCCAAGGCGGCGCCGTCGACCTGCGGGCTCTGCGGGTTCTTCCTGCCGCTGGCCGGGGCCATGCGGGCCGCGTTCGGGGTCTGCGGGAACGCCATGGGGGCGGACGGGCGGGTCGTGCACACCGGGTACGGGTGCGGGGCGCACTCGGACATCGAGTTCCCCTCCGGTGGCGGGTCGGCGCGGTACGAGGCGTACGACGACGCCGCGGTCGAGTTCGTCTCCATCGCGCCGCCTGCCGCGGCTCCCGTGGCCGAGGGCGAGTCGATCGCGGCCGACGGGTCGGCGGTGGCGCCCGCGCTGACGCCGGACGAGGCGGAACGGGCGGCCGAGCCGGGATCGTGGAGCTGA